One Drosophila santomea strain STO CAGO 1482 chromosome X, Prin_Dsan_1.1, whole genome shotgun sequence DNA segment encodes these proteins:
- the LOC120457260 gene encoding uncharacterized protein LOC120457260, whose protein sequence is MANILRTEEGKITEIVEKLVEQNSKRYANDDDDEPFNTPRCSRDIFQSCPELSGMQDIFDYNPLVPRAGSAHTYRTAQLLTIGRRVAHRMVDPSSQREMSCSRYLLDERLRSAGIYHNRLGNSYGFFCESEKGARGDTDPGKPNTSMGSMA, encoded by the coding sequence atggccaacattttaagGACTGAGGAGGGCAAAATCACTGAGATTGTCGAAAAATTGGTCGAGCAAAATTCCAAACGCTATGCcaacgacgatgacgatgagcCCTTCAATACGCCGCGCTGTTCCCGGGACATCTTCCAGAGCTGCCCGGAGTTGTCTGGCATGCAGGACATTTTCGACTACAACCCCCTGGTCCCTCGAGCCGGATCCGCGCACACCTACCGCACTGCCCAACTGCTGACCATCGGACGACGAGTGGCCCACCGCATGGTGGATCCGAGCAGCCAGCGAGAGATGTCGTGCAGCCGCTACCTCTTGGACGAACGCCTTCGATCCGCCGGAATCTATCACAACCGCCTGGGCAATTCCTACGGATTCTTTTGCGAGTCGGAGAAGGGGGCACGCGGTGACACGGATCCCGGCAAGCCCAACACCTCCATGGGATCCATGGCTTGA